cgcaaacgcgggagacagcgacaaagtataataaaaaaatataaaatgtatatatatatatatatatatatatatatatatatatatatatatatatatatatatatatatatatatatatataaatatatatatatatatatatatatatatatatatatatatatatatatatatatatatatatatatatatatatatatatatatatatattttttttttttttatttcattcatactattcgccattttccacgttagcaaggtagcgttaagaacagaggactggacctttgagggaatatcctcacctggcccccttctctgttccttcttttggaaaattaaaaaaaagactgagaggggaggatttccagccccccgctcccttcccttttagtcgccttctacgacacgctaggaatacgtgggaagtattctttctcccctatcacctacatatatatatatatatatatatatatatatatatatatatatatatatatatatatatatatatatatatatatatatatatatatatatatatatatatatatatctatatatatatatatatatatatatatatatatatatatatatatatatatatatatatatatatatatatatatatatatatatatatatatatatatatatatatatatatatatatatatatatatgttatgtattccTTAAGTAGAAAGGTCCAATTTGAGAATGGTGGTAAATTGGTACTAGCCTCCCTCAGAAAGTCCTTTGGTCAATTATTTTGTCAGATTCCTCATTAATTGTTGTTGACCTTTACCTAGAGTTCCTCTTCACTTATCTCTTCCAAAAATCTACATTTTCTACTGGCTTTTTTGTATACAAATGACTTGCAAATTGCcagccatgtatgtatatatatggtggtcGTAGAGGTACTGAGCATAAAATTTTCTCATACCGGCCTAGCTACAGAAGAACCTCAATAGACTGCCAGTAGTGTGATGAAAGAGCTGGAAATTCAAACTGGCAGGAAATGTTAGAACAACATTTGATGTGCTCTTCTGTTCCTACATAACACATCAACTGATGCTGGCTACAATAGAATATTGTATCAAGTTAGGGCCATGATACATGATACAAAGCATTTAGTGATTTTTCATTCAAAAGTTTACCTTTACAAACAGGTTTTTTGGCAATAATGTTGCATCATTACTTCACATGAACTCACTCCCTACCAACAGTTTCTTATACAGGAGAGTGATTTTCATCTATCAGTTTTTAATTAGCAACATACCTTTGCTGTAGTTAATTTCTTCATTGTAAATATATAATTTAagttttatgtggtattttattgtactaaaaaaaaatcccagtaAAATGTGAATTTCACCAGGATACAGTATGACCGAGTTTTCACTATTATTTgtaatgcattacatatgagattCTGAGTAAAAGTTAACATGGGGAAAACCATGATCACAAATCCAGAGAAGAAAATTGGTCTTTCTCAAGAATACTGTACTTGAAAAGCAAAACGAGATTCATTTAGGGTTTTTTCTCATTGTTTCTTCAGAATCATATCCATATATGCTTCAGAAAGCAAATCTTCTTTCTCAACACCTAGCTTTTGCTGAAGATCGCTGGCAATCTCTTCCCCATCCTCGACAGTCTGATCATCACGCAGCAATACCTCAAGTTCCATAAAGTCTCCTAAACCAACAACAGAGTCAAAATGGATCCTTGTTTGGTCCACCATGTAGAGTGTCCGTGTCTtcttcactgttcccttcaccccTAAGCACCTACTCAATAATCTACTCATGTCACCACTCAGCTCTCCAATTTTCCCATGAACCTTTAACATAATCGCTACCTTTGGGCCCTCCTTATCTGGCCGCTCATAATATATCAGTTCTTCTTTCTCATCCTTGATGACACGTAGCTTAAGTCGTCCTTGTGGAGAGTTGAAAAATATGTCTTCCTGATGTAGCACTTCCCCACTATTATTTGACAGCTTAGATGCACACTTATGCAGCCTTGCCAGGTCTCGCACAACTGCTTTGATCTCAACATTTAGTGGCATCTCGTTTTTCAGTTTCCGACCAAGAACAATCCTGCAGaaccaagacaaaaaaaaactttgtaaGAGTGAATGAATTTGCTTACTCCTTATCacgatacagatatatatatatatatatatatatatatatatatatatatatatatatatatatatatatatatatatatatatatatatatatatatatatatatacctcgctacctcgcaaacgcgggagacatcgaaaaaaaaaaaaaaaatatatatttatatatatatatatatatatatatatatatatatatatatatatatatatatatatatatatgtatatatattggaaaggatcacaattttgcgcgagatcaagtaaattcctaagagtccacgaggaaaatgaaacacgataagttcccagctgcactttcgagtaatgatCAAATCATCAGGAAAGACACAAGTCTTTTATACTCAAGTATTTCATACTCAATTTTATCAATTAATTTTTATGTTTCAAAgtatgttttcattgaactgatgaaattgtgtataaaagactgttttTCAGTTCaattgagattattatgctcaaaattttggtatggcaatgggtaaccctctttcacctgtattaagcaATCTTTATACGAaacttttttaaacaaaattactaaaggatatcttaccttctaatgcaatttggtttaggtatgtagatgatgttctttgtgtttggccaacaaatgaaaatttacaaatatttctccccttacttaacaatttcgtaccttccatcaaatttactgtaggaaatgaaaatgatagtattctaccattttcagattgcatgatccataggtaaggaaacaagtttaagtttagcatatgcagaaaacctaccaacatTACTCATATCttcatgacagagttgaattatcatcatttcaatctatgttccttagggcattacgtatttgcagtccagagtatattgatgttgagttcgagaagatatattctattaaatctaagttaaagtaccctagatttttcattgataaatcccttaagttagcaaagaaatcattttatagagttgagcccaaccctcccattgacacaaagaatcttttaattctcccttttaataatgattttgttctacttcccatgttgcttaaatcctttaa
This genomic window from Panulirus ornatus isolate Po-2019 chromosome 69, ASM3632096v1, whole genome shotgun sequence contains:
- the LOC139747559 gene encoding uncharacterized protein, with translation MPLNVEIKAVVRDLARLHKCASKLSNNSGEVLHQEDIFFNSPQGRLKLRVIKDEKEELIYYERPDKEGPKVAIMLKVHGKIGELSGDMSRLLSRCLGVKGTVKKTRTLYMVDQTRIHFDSVVGLGDFMELEVLLRDDQTVEDGEEIASDLQQKLGVEKEDLLSEAYMDMILKKQ